From the Candidatus Goldiibacteriota bacterium genome, the window ATTTGCCGCGGTGGTAACTGACCTTATAACCGCGTCCGGGCATGTAATTAAAGAAGGGCCTATTGCCCCGGCTATAAGGGCAAGCTGCAGCATTCCGGGAATTTTTACGCCGGCTATGATAGGCGGGGCTATTTGTGTAGACGGCGGAATTGTGGACAACGTGCCTGTGGCGGCCGCAAGGGAAATGGGCGCGGATTTTGTAATAGCGGTTGACGTGCTTGCGGGCAACAGGACGGATATTTCAAAACACAGGGATATTTTCAACCTGGTGTGGAGAAGCTGGCAGGTGGCCATAATAAACAGCACAAAGTTAAGGGAAGGCAGGGGCGGCGAAGCGGACTTTACAATTTCTCCGGAGATTGTGGGAATAGGGCCGTTTGATATACACAGGAAGGAAGACCTGATAAAAATGGGAGAAAGAAGCGCTGAAAAATCCGTTGAAGCGCTTGCCAAAATTTTAAGCGGAAAAGGCAGTTTTATGGGTATGATTAAGGGTATATTTACAAAGCAGCTTTAGTTTTTATCATATATATAAGACATTTTCGGGAATGCCAAAAATAGTTTGACAATAAAGTTAAATAAATATATAATAACTGAACAATTTTGTGAAGAGCGGGAATAGCTCAGTGGTAGAGCACCTCCTTGCCAAGGAGGGGGTCGCGGGTTCAAATCCCGTTTCCCGCTCCATAAAAAATTCCTTAAAACAATTTAAGGAGGGAGATACCTTATGAAAAGGTTTGGAATTATGTTTTTTCTTTTCTCATTACTTGTAATGCTTAATGTTAACACTGTTTTGGTTGCAGCGGATGATTTTGACCTTCCGCCTCCGCCGGACGCGGATGAAGAACTTTTACCCCCGGGAGATGATTTTGGCGGGGACGAAATACCGCCGCCGCCGGGAGACGATTTTGGCGGGGATGAATTTGCAGGCGACGATATGCCTCCTCCTCCGGGAGATGACTTTGGCGGAGACGAAATACCGCCGCCGCCGGGAGACGATTTTGCAGGCGATGATATGCCTCCTCCACCGGGAGATGACTTTGGCGGGGACGAAATACCGCCGCCGCCGGGAGACGATTTTGGCGGGGAAGAATTTGCAGGCGATGACATGCCCCCTCCTCCTGCTGACGAATTTGCGGACAGCGATGTTCCGCCGCCGGCTGAAGAAGAAGAAAGCGAAGATGTACCTCCTCCTCCTTCTGATGAAGAATACGCGGAAGAAGAGGAAGAAAAAGCGCCTGAGCCTGTTAAGGTTACAAGCAGCAAATCGGGCAAACTTTCAAAATACAGGGTCAGCAACGGCGACAGCCTTTGGAGAATATCCGGCAAAAGCAAAATATACGCTGATTCTTTCAAGTGGCCCCTTATTTATAAAGCCAACAAGGCGTTAATTGAAGATCCGGATTTAATTTATCCAAGGCAGAACTTTGAAATCAACCAGAATTATTCTGATGATGTTATTGACGACGCGGTAAGCAAAGCAAAAGAAACACCGCGTTATGAACCGCACACAGAACCAAGGAAAAAACTTCCTATAAAGTATTAATCAGGAAGCGGCATATAAAAAAGCCCCTATCTTCTTGTGAGATAGGGGCTTTTTTACTTTTTTAACGTACCGTCAGTGAAGGCACGGCAAAAAACAATAAAGGCGGAAAATTTGAAAAAACTGTTATTAACCTGTGTGTTTATCACAGCTGTTTGCGCGCGGATATTTGCGTACGCATCCACGGAACAGGACGAGTATGATTTCGCGTACTCGCTTTTCCTTAATAATAATTTTTCTATCGCTGAAAACCTGCTTAAAAATTTTATTGTAAACCGCCCGGAAGCGGCTCTGGCGGGAAGCGCGTATTTTGTAAGGGCGGAAGCTTTTTACAAAAAAGGCGAATATTCCAAAGCCCTGCCGGCGTATATGAGCATCCCGCAGAAATATCCGCAGGATGTAAATAAGTTCCGCAAAGAACTGTATTACAGGGTGGCCGAGTGTTATTTTAACCTTAAAGATTATACGTCAGCGGCAAAATACGCCGGTATTGTGCTTGAAGAATACCCTGACAGCTATATCGCAAAGGATGCCTGCCTGCTTGCGGCGGAAAATCTGTTTTTATCCGGCGATTATCAGGGCGCGCTTTCTTATCTTGGCAGGCTTGAAAAATACACTGACTACAAACACTTTGATTACGCTTATTATATGACGGGCCGGGTGTACTATGAACAGTCGCTTGCGGCAGACGGGGCTGAAAAAACAAGGCTGGCAAAGGAATCTTTAAGGTTCTTTGACAGGGTTAAAAATGAATACCCTGAGAGTGAAATAATAAATCATTCGGAATTCAGGCGCGCCAATACGCTGTATTCGCTTGAGCAGTATAAAGAAGCGGTGAAAATATGTGATGCGCTGCTTGGCAAAAAAGTAAACGATAAAAAATTTAATGCCATGGCGGAATATTTCCGGGCGTGGAATTATTTCATGCTTTCCGAGTATGGCCGCGCGTTTTCGGCCTTTGATGCCATAATCAGAAATTATCCGGGCGATATGCTGTCCATCTGGTCGGAATATAAAAAAGGGCTGTGCTATGAAGCGAAAAATGACGGCAAAGCCGCTGTGTCGCAGTATGAAAAAGTAATGAAAGATTATCCCGACACATTGCCCGCCGCGTATTCGGAATATGCGCTGGCGTATCTTAATCAGAAGCAGGGCGAATATTACGGCGCTTTAAACCTTTACGCCGGAATTATAAACAAATACAGTATTGAAGAGCTGACAAGGGCTTCATATTTTATGACGGCAGAAATTTATACTCTTATGGACAGGTTTGCCGAAGCCGCGCAGACATATTCCGTTATTGAAAACAGGTATCCTGAAGACGCCAACACCGCAAAGTTTATGAGAGCGTGGTGTGATTCCAATAACGGAAACAGGGACAGCGCGGAGGCTGTATATAACGGGATATTGTCGGATGAAAGAGCGGAACGCGGCCTTAAAGCGAAAAGTACGGTAAAGCTTGGGGATATTTACTTTGAAAAAGAAAATCCCGTAGAAGCCGCGCGGTATTATAAGAAGGCGTTAAATGATTTTGACGATGTGGCCGGAATAAAAGCGGAAGCGCGTTACGGGCTGGGCTGGATACATTACGCCGCTGACAGGTTTGATTCCGCAAGGCCGGAATTTGACGGCGCGGCAAAAGAGGCGGGCCTTACAGGGGATAAAGAATTGAAAGCAAGGGCGCTTTTTATGAGCGCCAATTCGCTTTATGGCGCGTATGAATTTGACAGGGCGTACGGGATATATTCCTCCCTGATGTCTTCAAAAGACGCGCCCGCGGAAATAAAACAGGAAGCGCTGTTTTACGCGGCTTTCTGCAGGTACAGAAAGGAAGATTTTGACTCCGCTGCTTTGATGTGGCGCGAATATCTTAATAAGACAACTGACAGGGTAAAAAAAGCGGAAGCGTATTTCAGGATAGGGTGGGCGTATTTCAGGAAGAATGATTTTGACGCGGCGGTTAAAAATTTTGATGAAGTCATAAAAAATTACGGCGACACGCACCTTAACCAGGAAGCGCTGTTAAAAAAAGGCGACAGTTACTATAATAAGGCGGAATATTCGCAGGCGGTGGTTTCGTACAGGGAGCTTGTGGAAAAATATCCGGAACATTACAGGGTGCCCGAAGCGCTGTACGGAATACAGTGGTCTTATTACCAGCTTGGAGACACTGAAAAAGCGGTGGAAGTGTCGCGGCAGTTTCTGGAAAAATACAGCGGCAGTTCCTACGCGCCGGAAATAATGTACAGGGTGGCGGAGCATTATTACAACTCTTCAAAGTATGAAACCGCGGTATCGGAATTCGCGAAATTCACGGCCAAATACCCTTCACACGAACTTGCGGACAACGCGTGGTATTTCAGCGGCGTTTCAAATTATTACCTTAGAAACTACCAGATGGCCATTAATGATTTCAGGGTTATCATGACAAAGTTTCCGGAATCGGGATTTACAGATAAAGCGCTTTTCAGGACCGCGAATTCCTATTATAAGCTTCATGATTACAAAAGCGCCGCGGAAAATTACGTGCTTTTTATCAGCAAGTATCCCAATTCGGAAAACAGCTGCGAATCACACTTTAATGCCGCCATGTCGTATAAAAGGATAGAAGACATGGATAACGCGGTTAAAATGTACCTTGCCATAATTGACGGTATGCCGGGGTGCAAACTGCATGAAAGGGCGCACATGAACCTTGCGTACCTTTATCAGGACACAAAGAAGTACGAAGAGGCCATAAAAATATTTGAAAAAATTTCCGCCGCAAAAGGTAAAAAAGCCGCGGAAGCGCAGTTCTGGACAGGCGATATATATCAGGCGCAGGGAAAAGACAGCGAAGCGGCCGCGGCTTTTATTAAGGTTTATGAAAACTTTCCGCGGGACGAAGAATGGTTTGTACCCGCGCTTGACGCGGCGGGAAAAATATATGAAAAACAGGGGGATTTAAAAGCGGCTGTTTCGGCGTACAATAAAATTGTGAAATCCGCGAAAAACGTTAAATATATATCTGTGGCAAAAAAGAGAGCGGAACTTCTTGAAGAACAGTATAAACTTTTAAATCCGGCTCCTGCCGTAAAACCGACGGTAAAGCCTTCCGGGGCGGTAAAATGAAAAAACTTATTATGTTAATGATAATTATAATCTTTAACGCGGTTATATGTTTTTCGGCCGCCGAAGACACAATTGAAGACGTCAATGAACAGCCCGGGCAGTTTAAGGACGGGCAGTATAAAGCAGGGGCTGATGAACCCGCGCCTGCCGTGACAAAAGGGCAGGGTTTTGATTTTAAAGCGCCGGAGATTCTGATTAAAGGGAAAATAGATACAAAAATAACGGTGAAAAGGGAAATGAGGGCCCTTGAAAACCTTCAGGACGTTAAAAATGTCCTGTATGAAAAAGAAAAAGTGGGCATTCCGGAATATTACCTTAAAGACGGCGCTTTTGGACTGCACGGCGTACGTGAAAAAGAAAGTGATTTTGCCGGAAGGGTAAAGGCGTATATGGGGTCAATGAGTACGTTATTTCTTGACGCCATGGCAGGAAAAAATCTGGGGGATAATTCGGCATTTACGGCAAGGCTTTCTCATTTTAACAGGGATAATGAACCGGTAAATGACAGAAAGACATGGCTTAGCAGCAGCGGTTTGGACCTGTCGTTTTCAGCGGCGCACGGCAGCGTTAACGCTTATTATACGGCAGGGGCGGGTTTTAACGCCCGTCTTAATCCTTTCCCCGACAATCTTTTCGGCAGCCAGCTTAACCGCGGAAGCGCTTTTGTTGCCGCGCTGTATTCGGGCGAGCTTAACGGTTATTTTTATGACGCGGGATTTAAGTACAGCCATGAAAATATTTCTTCCGTAAGCGGCGGCGGAATATACCGGGAAAACAGAGGGTCTGTTCACATTGATGCCGAGAAAGACTTTGAAATAGAACAGGGGCGCAGGGTCAGGGCTTTTGCGTCCTTTAAATCAAGGCTGTCAAATATATTTTCCGCGGGCGAAAATTATCCAAGCGCGTTTAACATGGACCTTGCGTTAAAAAGCGTTTTTAATTTTGACCCCGTATCGCTTATGCTTGGCATAAGGCTTCAGGATGACGCTTTAATTATTAACACGATGAGGGTAAGCCCTTACCTTAATATTAACTGTCCGGTATTTTCAGTCGCGGAATTTTATTTTATATTTGACCCAAAAATGAACGCGCCGGATTATTCCGCGGCGCAGGATTATACATATATAAACCGTGATTTCAGAATTCCTTCGGAAAACATAAGTTTAAAAGCAGGCGGGACGCTTAATCTGTTTGAAGTTTATACGGATATCTTTTTTGGAATGAAAAGCGCTGATGATTACGGTTATTATGAAGAATCCTCCGAAAAAGGCGCTTTTGTTTTAGTTAACGCGGATATTGACTATACATACGCGGGAATAAGCGTGCAGACTTTAAAGGCGGGCAATTTCAGCTTTAACGCGGAATACACTTACAAACACATTATTAAGGCATCCGCGAAAATCAATAACTTTGCCGGCAATATTTTTTCTGTAAAAGCCGGTTTTGAAAAATACGGCTGGCTGGCTTCTGTCCGCGCCCGCGGAGAGTCCGCTTCTTACGGAAAAAACGGTTTTAAAAATCCGGCTTTCCTGGGGCTTGATTTATCGCTTTCCAAAAAAATAGCGGATAATATAAAGGTGTTTGGATACGCAAATAACCTGTTGAATAACTCTCAGTATGTATTGTAT encodes:
- a CDS encoding patatin-like phospholipase family protein translates to MKIGLALGGGAAYGYAHIGVLKVFEKYGIKPDIITGTSVGSLVGGAIASGFTIEEFEKLALEFKWSDIASLTIPKEGLIDLDKIETFIEKNFKVKKIQDTKVKFAAVVTDLITASGHVIKEGPIAPAIRASCSIPGIFTPAMIGGAICVDGGIVDNVPVAAAREMGADFVIAVDVLAGNRTDISKHRDIFNLVWRSWQVAIINSTKLREGRGGEADFTISPEIVGIGPFDIHRKEDLIKMGERSAEKSVEALAKILSGKGSFMGMIKGIFTKQL
- a CDS encoding LysM peptidoglycan-binding domain-containing protein, whose translation is MPPPPADEFADSDVPPPAEEEESEDVPPPPSDEEYAEEEEEKAPEPVKVTSSKSGKLSKYRVSNGDSLWRISGKSKIYADSFKWPLIYKANKALIEDPDLIYPRQNFEINQNYSDDVIDDAVSKAKETPRYEPHTEPRKKLPIKY
- a CDS encoding tetratricopeptide repeat protein — translated: MKKLLLTCVFITAVCARIFAYASTEQDEYDFAYSLFLNNNFSIAENLLKNFIVNRPEAALAGSAYFVRAEAFYKKGEYSKALPAYMSIPQKYPQDVNKFRKELYYRVAECYFNLKDYTSAAKYAGIVLEEYPDSYIAKDACLLAAENLFLSGDYQGALSYLGRLEKYTDYKHFDYAYYMTGRVYYEQSLAADGAEKTRLAKESLRFFDRVKNEYPESEIINHSEFRRANTLYSLEQYKEAVKICDALLGKKVNDKKFNAMAEYFRAWNYFMLSEYGRAFSAFDAIIRNYPGDMLSIWSEYKKGLCYEAKNDGKAAVSQYEKVMKDYPDTLPAAYSEYALAYLNQKQGEYYGALNLYAGIINKYSIEELTRASYFMTAEIYTLMDRFAEAAQTYSVIENRYPEDANTAKFMRAWCDSNNGNRDSAEAVYNGILSDERAERGLKAKSTVKLGDIYFEKENPVEAARYYKKALNDFDDVAGIKAEARYGLGWIHYAADRFDSARPEFDGAAKEAGLTGDKELKARALFMSANSLYGAYEFDRAYGIYSSLMSSKDAPAEIKQEALFYAAFCRYRKEDFDSAALMWREYLNKTTDRVKKAEAYFRIGWAYFRKNDFDAAVKNFDEVIKNYGDTHLNQEALLKKGDSYYNKAEYSQAVVSYRELVEKYPEHYRVPEALYGIQWSYYQLGDTEKAVEVSRQFLEKYSGSSYAPEIMYRVAEHYYNSSKYETAVSEFAKFTAKYPSHELADNAWYFSGVSNYYLRNYQMAINDFRVIMTKFPESGFTDKALFRTANSYYKLHDYKSAAENYVLFISKYPNSENSCESHFNAAMSYKRIEDMDNAVKMYLAIIDGMPGCKLHERAHMNLAYLYQDTKKYEEAIKIFEKISAAKGKKAAEAQFWTGDIYQAQGKDSEAAAAFIKVYENFPRDEEWFVPALDAAGKIYEKQGDLKAAVSAYNKIVKSAKNVKYISVAKKRAELLEEQYKLLNPAPAVKPTVKPSGAVK
- a CDS encoding TonB-dependent receptor, whose product is MKKLIMLMIIIIFNAVICFSAAEDTIEDVNEQPGQFKDGQYKAGADEPAPAVTKGQGFDFKAPEILIKGKIDTKITVKREMRALENLQDVKNVLYEKEKVGIPEYYLKDGAFGLHGVREKESDFAGRVKAYMGSMSTLFLDAMAGKNLGDNSAFTARLSHFNRDNEPVNDRKTWLSSSGLDLSFSAAHGSVNAYYTAGAGFNARLNPFPDNLFGSQLNRGSAFVAALYSGELNGYFYDAGFKYSHENISSVSGGGIYRENRGSVHIDAEKDFEIEQGRRVRAFASFKSRLSNIFSAGENYPSAFNMDLALKSVFNFDPVSLMLGIRLQDDALIINTMRVSPYLNINCPVFSVAEFYFIFDPKMNAPDYSAAQDYTYINRDFRIPSENISLKAGGTLNLFEVYTDIFFGMKSADDYGYYEESSEKGAFVLVNADIDYTYAGISVQTLKAGNFSFNAEYTYKHIIKASAKINNFAGNIFSVKAGFEKYGWLASVRARGESASYGKNGFKNPAFLGLDLSLSKKIADNIKVFGYANNLLNNSQYVLYYYKEPGINLGLGAEINF